The Nitrospira tepida genome includes a window with the following:
- a CDS encoding substrate-binding domain-containing protein, translating into MSEQHRAEPAENIENRLRQVRMARGLSQTELAARSGITRQAVCAIEANQYLPTTAVALRLAGVLHCRIEDLFNLISSGEEIDGELIGVDRASAAGLLRQRVKVAQVGERVIVRPVTHLGEVLTYTVPADGLVTGIPPGKAKTSPLRVKVRLLREWASIREAVAVAGCDPAIFLAGDYLRRRQHGASVVGWTAGSAAAVEALKRGEVHVAGVHVVDRKTGESNLPYLRRHLDPKHYAVVTFAAWEQGWMVRRGNPRGIREAGDLARKDVTLVNREEGAGARLLLDQRLTDAGVKGGQVRGYRHVVPSHFAVARAVADGLADVGVGVGAAATAFGLDFLPLQTERYDLVVPAGLLKSHPALQQFLDTIVSRAFRAEVEALGGYDTRETGMVRELFDKRSA; encoded by the coding sequence ATGAGCGAGCAGCACCGCGCGGAGCCGGCCGAGAACATCGAGAATCGCCTGCGCCAGGTGCGGATGGCGCGCGGCCTGTCGCAAACGGAATTGGCGGCCCGGTCCGGCATCACCAGACAGGCGGTGTGCGCGATCGAAGCCAATCAATATTTGCCGACGACCGCGGTGGCGCTGCGGCTCGCCGGCGTCCTGCACTGCCGGATCGAGGACCTCTTCAATCTCATTTCCAGCGGGGAAGAAATCGACGGCGAACTCATCGGAGTGGACCGGGCTTCTGCCGCCGGCCTGTTGCGGCAGCGGGTGAAAGTGGCGCAGGTCGGGGAACGGGTGATCGTGCGGCCGGTCACGCATCTCGGGGAAGTTTTGACCTATACGGTTCCCGCCGATGGGCTCGTGACGGGCATTCCGCCAGGAAAAGCAAAAACGTCGCCTCTCCGGGTCAAGGTACGGTTGTTGCGCGAGTGGGCCTCCATTCGCGAAGCGGTCGCCGTGGCCGGCTGCGACCCGGCCATTTTTCTGGCAGGCGATTATCTGCGACGCCGGCAGCACGGGGCCTCGGTGGTCGGTTGGACGGCGGGCAGCGCGGCGGCTGTCGAGGCGCTCAAGCGGGGGGAGGTCCATGTCGCCGGCGTGCATGTGGTGGATCGCAAGACCGGAGAATCGAATCTGCCCTATCTGCGGCGGCATCTTGATCCGAAACACTATGCCGTGGTGACCTTTGCGGCATGGGAGCAGGGGTGGATGGTCCGGCGGGGCAATCCACGCGGGATCAGGGAAGCCGGCGACCTGGCGCGAAAGGACGTCACGTTGGTGAATCGGGAAGAGGGAGCCGGCGCCAGGCTACTGTTGGATCAGCGCTTGACTGACGCGGGGGTGAAGGGAGGGCAGGTGAGAGGCTACCGCCATGTGGTGCCGTCCCATTTCGCCGTGGCGCGTGCCGTGGCGGACGGGTTGGCGGATGTCGGCGTAGGGGTCGGCGCGGCGGCGACGGCTTTCGGCCTGGACTTTCTTCCGCTGCAGACCGAGCGCTATGATCTCGTGGTCCCGGCCGGCCTCTTGAAATCTCACCCCGCGCTCCAGCAATTTTTGGACACCATCGTCAGCCGGGCCTTCAGGGCTGAAGTGGAAGCGCTGGGGGGGTACGACACGAGGGAAACCGGGATGGTGCGGGAGCTGTTCGACAAACGCTCCGCCTAA
- a CDS encoding sensor histidine kinase, whose protein sequence is MSFALLRSPLRLFRRLTIGKKLLTSFGILLVVLGLSFAAILFYLSKINSYVDRHHRITVPALATTAAMQQLAGELRLTFHRWEHAATAEEARESFRQGEAISHTLRRQLEVYRGTHLIRPHHPRLLTMLDDHGRLDLVEEEAHLVSTIASTLSHVESLWAERAGASPEPSSDGLPRSLEDLSEHLIRLVLLQTAVTAEMKAEGDLLSQQGTVIVVAGILLLAGLILLTYAVAHSQIAEPLRSLAATADRVAHHDLAARFQPLSSQDEVGRLSKALAAMLANLRERSSALERKTKELEAFTYSVAHDLKGPLREIEGFSSLLEKQFAQTQDEQLRHRIDVIRTSALRLTHMIDALLKYSRLEQASLPMSRFNLLEMLGTLAAERLSGAQGPKPRITIDLPFADLYGEPVSIRQALANLLDNAVKFARPGEPADIVVTGTLSATETILCIRDRGIGFDQAYADRIFGLFERLHGAQAFEGTGVGLAIVKLVMDKHGGRVWAESMPGQGATFYLAFPQAIS, encoded by the coding sequence ATGTCGTTCGCTCTCCTGCGCTCGCCGCTCCGATTGTTCCGCCGGTTGACCATCGGAAAGAAGCTGCTGACTTCCTTCGGCATCTTGCTGGTCGTGCTGGGCCTGAGCTTCGCGGCGATCCTGTTCTACCTCTCCAAAATCAACAGTTACGTAGACCGCCATCACCGCATCACGGTGCCGGCCTTGGCGACGACGGCGGCGATGCAGCAGCTTGCCGGGGAATTGCGCCTGACCTTTCACCGATGGGAGCATGCCGCGACCGCCGAGGAGGCCCGTGAATCGTTCCGCCAGGGGGAAGCCATCTCGCACACGTTGCGGCGTCAACTCGAGGTTTATCGCGGCACGCACTTAATCCGTCCCCACCATCCGCGGCTCCTGACCATGCTTGATGATCACGGCCGGCTGGACCTGGTCGAAGAAGAAGCGCACCTGGTTTCGACCATCGCCTCCACGCTCTCCCATGTGGAGAGTTTATGGGCCGAGCGGGCCGGTGCCTCGCCGGAACCATCCTCCGACGGTCTCCCCCGCTCGCTCGAAGATCTGTCTGAACATCTGATCCGGTTGGTCCTCCTTCAGACGGCCGTGACCGCGGAGATGAAAGCCGAGGGCGATCTGTTGTCTCAACAGGGCACCGTGATCGTGGTCGCCGGCATCCTGCTCCTCGCGGGGCTGATTCTGCTCACCTACGCCGTGGCGCACTCCCAGATCGCCGAGCCGCTCCGGAGTTTGGCCGCCACCGCCGATCGCGTGGCCCATCACGACCTGGCCGCGCGGTTTCAACCCCTGTCCAGTCAGGACGAGGTCGGCCGGCTATCGAAGGCCCTGGCGGCCATGCTGGCCAATCTTCGGGAACGGAGTTCGGCGCTGGAGCGCAAGACCAAGGAGCTGGAGGCCTTCACCTACTCCGTCGCGCACGACTTGAAGGGCCCGCTGCGCGAGATCGAAGGGTTCTCCTCCCTCCTGGAAAAACAGTTCGCCCAGACTCAGGATGAGCAGTTGCGGCACCGCATCGACGTGATCCGGACCTCGGCCTTGCGCCTCACGCACATGATCGACGCGCTCCTAAAATACTCCCGGTTGGAACAGGCCTCGCTCCCGATGTCGCGGTTCAACCTGCTCGAAATGCTCGGCACGCTGGCGGCCGAGCGCCTCTCCGGCGCGCAAGGTCCCAAGCCCAGGATCACCATTGATCTCCCGTTCGCCGACCTCTATGGCGAACCGGTCAGCATCAGACAAGCCCTCGCCAACCTTCTCGACAATGCCGTGAAGTTCGCCAGGCCTGGGGAGCCGGCCGACATCGTCGTGACCGGCACCTTGTCCGCGACTGAGACGATCCTCTGCATCCGAGACCGGGGCATCGGATTCGACCAGGCCTATGCCGATCGTATTTTCGGCCTCTTCGAACGATTGCACGGCGCGCAGGCCTTTGAAGGCACCGGCGTCGGTCTGGCCATCGTCAAACTGGTCATGGACAAGCACGGCGGGCGCGTCTGGGCGGAATCCATGCCGGGACAGGGCGCAACCTTCTACCTGGCCTTTCCACAGGCCATCTCCTGA
- the modA gene encoding molybdate ABC transporter substrate-binding protein produces the protein MMRVRLWLVVYALAAVAAVAGPSQAGQSRETFVIAGSPSLAVPLKALAEAYEAKHPNVKVLLYFDNGLDLRRTIAGMENSMVGQYFIGKGPIHLVAPGGDELITRLEQKYYVLPGTKRAYAQEHLVLVVPESLVEAPASFEELGQNGKTRVAIADAQRTKLGLQTQGVLQALDLADKLKGRLDVASDSRGVLDHVLSGEADMGIVFEHEAVKEQERVRIVARADRGYQPIVHSMAMERYCPNRTLCEDFLAFIQTAEAQDVVRLAGYGVPGEQRAGGVRH, from the coding sequence ATGATGAGGGTACGTCTGTGGCTGGTTGTCTATGCGCTGGCGGCCGTTGCGGCCGTAGCCGGGCCGTCCCAGGCCGGGCAGTCGCGAGAAACATTCGTCATTGCCGGCTCGCCAAGCCTGGCCGTTCCCTTGAAGGCTTTGGCAGAGGCCTATGAGGCCAAGCACCCGAACGTGAAAGTGCTGCTCTACTTCGACAACGGGTTGGATCTCAGGCGCACCATCGCCGGCATGGAAAACAGCATGGTCGGCCAATATTTCATCGGGAAGGGGCCGATTCACTTGGTCGCTCCAGGCGGGGACGAATTGATCACCAGATTGGAGCAAAAATACTACGTGCTGCCTGGCACCAAGCGCGCCTACGCCCAGGAGCATCTGGTCTTGGTCGTGCCGGAATCATTGGTCGAAGCGCCGGCGTCGTTTGAAGAGTTGGGGCAGAACGGGAAAACGAGGGTCGCGATCGCGGATGCACAACGGACAAAGTTGGGGTTACAGACACAGGGCGTCCTGCAGGCGCTGGATCTTGCGGACAAGTTGAAAGGCCGGCTCGACGTGGCGAGCGACTCCCGTGGGGTCCTCGACCATGTCCTCAGCGGCGAGGCCGACATGGGCATTGTGTTCGAACATGAGGCGGTGAAAGAGCAGGAACGGGTGCGCATCGTGGCGAGGGCGGATCGCGGATATCAGCCGATTGTCCATTCCATGGCGATGGAGCGGTACTGTCCCAATCGAACGTTGTGCGAGGATTTCCTGGCGTTCATTCAAACGGCCGAGGCGCAAGACGTGGTTCGGCTGGCCGGGTATGGAGTGCCGGGCGAACAGCGTGCCGGCGGCGTTCGGCATTAG